A stretch of the Paenibacillus dendritiformis genome encodes the following:
- a CDS encoding ABC-F family ATP-binding cassette domain-containing protein, whose product MHVEWLIGYLTRYEQAFLVVSHDERFLSAITTTIYHLEHQSIRRYSGNYEQFKRSYALNKEQLQAAYARQQREIERLEAFIQKNRIRKAKQAKSREKMLERIERIDRPPSGPQPRFAFRVHADPAGTVIEARQLQIGYREPLFAPVDLAVKRGEKIAIVGSNGIGKSTMLKTLLGLIPALGGTVQFGDRVAAAYFAQEEQPPEHSPLEHLSALRPDMTLKDFRRLLAQSGLTEKHIRKPIRLLSGGEQAKVRLCALMLTDSNVLVLDEPTSHLDVRAKEAFHDALRKYAGTILLVSHEPDFYRNWVSQVWNVQEWSKR is encoded by the coding sequence GTGCATGTCGAGTGGCTGATCGGATATTTAACCCGGTACGAGCAGGCCTTCCTCGTCGTCTCCCATGACGAGCGGTTTCTCAGCGCGATCACGACGACAATTTATCATCTGGAGCACCAGTCTATTCGGCGTTATTCCGGCAACTACGAGCAGTTCAAGCGCAGCTATGCATTGAACAAAGAGCAACTGCAGGCCGCTTATGCGCGACAGCAGCGGGAGATCGAGCGGCTGGAGGCCTTCATTCAGAAGAACCGCATCCGCAAGGCGAAGCAGGCCAAAAGCCGCGAAAAAATGCTGGAGCGGATAGAACGGATCGACAGGCCGCCGTCCGGACCGCAGCCGCGTTTCGCCTTCCGGGTGCATGCCGATCCGGCAGGCACGGTCATCGAAGCGCGGCAGCTTCAGATCGGCTACCGCGAGCCGCTGTTCGCTCCGGTCGACTTGGCCGTGAAGCGCGGAGAGAAGATCGCCATCGTCGGCTCCAACGGGATCGGGAAGTCGACGATGCTCAAGACCTTGCTCGGCCTCATTCCGGCTCTGGGCGGCACTGTGCAATTCGGCGACCGCGTTGCGGCCGCCTATTTCGCCCAAGAGGAACAGCCTCCCGAGCATAGCCCCTTAGAGCATTTATCGGCGCTGCGTCCGGATATGACGCTGAAGGACTTCCGGCGCCTGCTCGCCCAATCCGGACTGACCGAGAAGCATATCCGGAAGCCGATCCGCCTCCTGAGCGGCGGGGAGCAGGCCAAGGTTCGGCTGTGTGCGCTGATGCTGACGGACAGCAATGTGCTGGTGTTGGATGAGCCGACCAGCCATCTCGACGTCCGCGCGAAAGAAGCTTTCCATGACGCGCTGCGGAAATATGCCGGCACGATCCTGCTCGTCTCCCATGAGCCGGATTTCTACCGGAATTGGGTCTCGCAAGTATGGAATGTGCAGGAGTGGAGCAAGAGGTAA
- a CDS encoding MBL fold metallo-hydrolase, whose amino-acid sequence MKHLHLLQIECEYNEQRQAIAPVLLQDGDDTILVDCGYPDFGPLLEEAANRQGIRLDSMTALIVTHHDMDHIGSLAALSRAYPRMGILAHELEQPYIEGKRKPLRQEQAESTLDALPEEAKKGAEQFIRFLQSIEPARVDRTVAHGERLPWCGGIDIVHTPGHTSGHISLYLPACKTLIAGDAVVIEDGRLNIANPRHAWDLKEAVRSVRRLLDYDIERIICYHGGLYDRDVRQALRELVHAYTP is encoded by the coding sequence ATGAAACATCTGCATTTGCTTCAGATCGAATGTGAATACAATGAACAGCGGCAAGCCATCGCCCCGGTCCTGCTTCAGGATGGCGACGATACGATACTCGTCGACTGCGGGTATCCGGATTTCGGGCCGCTGCTCGAAGAAGCGGCCAATCGGCAGGGCATCCGCCTTGACTCGATGACCGCTCTAATCGTAACCCATCACGATATGGACCATATCGGGTCGCTTGCCGCATTGTCACGGGCCTACCCGCGCATGGGAATTCTCGCGCATGAGCTGGAACAGCCGTACATCGAAGGCAAGCGCAAGCCGCTGCGGCAAGAGCAGGCGGAATCCACGCTCGACGCCTTGCCGGAGGAAGCCAAGAAGGGGGCGGAGCAGTTCATCCGCTTCCTGCAGTCGATCGAGCCGGCCCGGGTCGATCGGACCGTGGCCCACGGAGAGCGGCTCCCCTGGTGCGGCGGCATCGATATCGTCCATACGCCGGGGCACACGTCCGGGCACATCTCGTTGTATCTTCCCGCGTGCAAGACGCTCATCGCGGGAGACGCCGTCGTCATTGAGGACGGACGACTGAATATCGCCAATCCCCGGCACGCTTGGGATTTGAAGGAGGCGGTCCGCTCCGTTCGTCGCCTCCTCGATTACGATATCGAGCGAATCATCTGCTACCATGGGGGCCTGTACGATCGCGATGTCCGGCAGGCGCTCCGGGAACTCGTACATGCCTATACGCCTTGA
- a CDS encoding class I SAM-dependent methyltransferase, with amino-acid sequence MIAFDEKAFYDRIGSINGWEFNSVRSVTEGAAWDYGAKVREWCKPTDVLLDIGTGGGETLLPLAQAVRLAIGIDRSPGMIETARRHAARSSVRHVRFACMDAEELAFPDGLFDAVICRHAPFAAGEAARVLTDGGVFITQQVSERDKWNVKEAFGRGQAYGEPNGTLMRRCAGQLKEAGFTEIHCDEYDAAEYLGGAEDLLFLLKHTPIIPGFGEIEGDAERFERFIAANGTERGIRTNSARFLIMARR; translated from the coding sequence ATGATTGCATTTGATGAAAAAGCTTTTTATGACCGGATTGGATCGATCAATGGCTGGGAGTTCAATTCCGTGCGATCGGTTACCGAAGGCGCGGCGTGGGATTACGGCGCGAAGGTAAGGGAATGGTGCAAGCCGACCGATGTGCTGCTCGATATCGGCACCGGCGGCGGTGAGACATTATTGCCGCTGGCGCAAGCTGTGAGGCTGGCCATCGGGATCGATCGGTCGCCGGGCATGATTGAGACGGCCCGCCGCCATGCGGCTCGCTCGTCCGTTCGCCATGTCCGGTTTGCATGCATGGACGCGGAAGAGCTGGCGTTCCCTGACGGGCTGTTCGACGCCGTCATTTGCCGCCATGCTCCGTTCGCCGCCGGGGAAGCGGCCCGGGTGCTGACGGATGGCGGCGTATTCATCACGCAGCAGGTGAGCGAGCGCGACAAATGGAATGTGAAGGAGGCGTTCGGGCGCGGCCAGGCTTATGGCGAGCCGAACGGAACGCTGATGCGCCGCTGCGCCGGGCAGTTGAAGGAAGCGGGCTTCACCGAGATTCATTGCGATGAATACGATGCCGCCGAATATTTAGGCGGGGCCGAGGATTTGCTGTTCCTGCTGAAGCATACCCCGATTATTCCTGGCTTCGGAGAAATCGAGGGGGATGCCGAACGCTTCGAGCGGTTCATCGCGGCGAACGGGACTGAACGGGGCATTCGGACCAATTCGGCGCGCTTCCTCATCATGGCCCGCCGTTAA
- a CDS encoding class I SAM-dependent methyltransferase, which produces MTTDKQFQWWIEQANQPFSGWDFSYISGTGRMSSDCLDWSYGSMAIPLMQGSQSMLDMGTGGGELLSRLRPWPKSVCATEGYPPNLTVAKERLEPLGVTVLPVEDDEHLPFATGQFDLVLNQHESYSPREVRRVLADGGFFFTQQAGGSDCFEINERFGVPLNEEFAEWKLDIAVRELQEHRFEVVKQAEQFLSQRFYDAGALIYYLKAIPWQIPDFEVEKYKEELYGIHQLIERQGYFEVTQHRFWLLAIALS; this is translated from the coding sequence ATGACAACAGACAAGCAATTTCAATGGTGGATAGAACAAGCGAATCAGCCGTTCTCGGGATGGGATTTCTCGTATATTTCCGGAACGGGCCGCATGAGCAGCGACTGCTTGGACTGGTCGTACGGCAGCATGGCCATTCCGCTCATGCAGGGCTCGCAATCGATGCTGGATATGGGAACCGGCGGCGGCGAGCTGCTATCAAGACTGAGGCCATGGCCGAAATCCGTCTGCGCCACGGAAGGCTATCCGCCGAATCTGACCGTCGCCAAGGAACGGTTGGAGCCGCTGGGCGTGACGGTCCTCCCGGTGGAGGATGACGAGCATCTCCCCTTCGCGACCGGCCAATTCGACCTCGTGCTGAACCAGCACGAATCCTATTCGCCGCGGGAGGTGCGGCGGGTACTCGCCGATGGCGGCTTCTTCTTCACCCAGCAAGCGGGCGGCAGCGATTGCTTCGAGATCAACGAACGGTTCGGCGTGCCGCTGAATGAAGAATTTGCGGAATGGAAGCTCGATATCGCCGTCCGGGAACTGCAGGAGCACCGCTTCGAGGTCGTGAAGCAGGCGGAGCAATTCCTAAGCCAACGCTTCTATGATGCGGGCGCGCTGATCTATTATTTGAAGGCCATTCCGTGGCAGATTCCTGATTTCGAGGTCGAGAAATATAAAGAAGAGCTGTACGGCATTCATCAGCTTATCGAACGGCAGGGCTATTTCGAGGTCACGCAGCACCGGTTCTGGTTGCTGGCCATTGCATTGTCCTAG
- a CDS encoding ArsR/SmtB family transcription factor, giving the protein MKANANVAIIASLVSEPSRAAILTALLDGRFHPASELAYMAGIKPQTASFHLAKLSEADVVSVEKHGRHRYYGIRNQEVAQVMETMLSIAPPPVISSLKQSVEDKAVRYARTCYDHLAGFAGVQVTEGLLARGLLVKGEKEFAVTANGEQFLADLGIDLGRTRAKRRSFSHCCLDWSERRHHLAGALGHALLDKWLDLRWIQRLTGTRAVTVTAAGKQGFKDLFGMDMEREPGLDS; this is encoded by the coding sequence GTGAAAGCCAATGCGAACGTCGCTATCATCGCTTCGCTTGTCAGCGAGCCGTCGCGGGCGGCCATATTGACCGCACTGCTGGACGGCCGCTTTCATCCGGCGAGCGAATTGGCCTATATGGCGGGCATTAAGCCGCAGACGGCCAGCTTCCACCTGGCCAAGCTGTCGGAAGCGGATGTCGTCAGTGTGGAGAAGCATGGGCGGCACCGTTATTACGGCATCCGGAATCAAGAAGTGGCCCAGGTGATGGAGACGATGCTGTCTATTGCCCCGCCTCCTGTCATTTCGTCTCTTAAGCAATCGGTGGAGGACAAGGCGGTTCGCTATGCAAGAACCTGCTATGATCACCTGGCCGGATTTGCAGGGGTGCAGGTCACGGAGGGGCTGCTGGCGAGAGGGCTCCTGGTTAAGGGAGAGAAGGAATTCGCCGTTACGGCTAACGGCGAGCAATTTTTGGCGGACTTGGGCATCGATCTGGGGCGAACCCGGGCCAAGCGGCGCTCTTTCAGCCATTGCTGTCTCGATTGGAGCGAGCGGCGCCATCATCTGGCGGGCGCGCTCGGCCATGCCCTGCTGGATAAATGGTTAGACCTTCGCTGGATTCAACGTCTGACGGGGACAAGGGCCGTCACGGTTACGGCGGCCGGCAAGCAGGGCTTCAAGGACCTATTCGGGATGGATATGGAGCGGGAGCCAGGATTGGATTCGTAA
- a CDS encoding flavin reductase family protein, translating into MKQLNSIPKTKVIRPKILYYGMPVILLNTLNEDGTVNISPMSSSWALGDSIVLGIGPGSKALENVQRHPECVINVPGPELWKQVEQLAPYTGRSPVPDFKKQMGFTYHKDKFERSGLTPVPSMAVKPARIAECPLQIEAQVRHIRISDSALPFAIVETQTIQVHAHEEIILGEHHISPNRWSPLIYNFRHYFGLGRALGKTFKSET; encoded by the coding sequence ATGAAGCAACTGAATTCTATCCCCAAAACCAAAGTAATCCGCCCGAAAATTTTATATTACGGGATGCCTGTCATCTTGCTGAACACATTGAATGAAGACGGAACGGTCAACATTAGCCCGATGTCCTCGTCCTGGGCCTTGGGAGATTCGATTGTCTTGGGAATCGGTCCCGGATCGAAGGCGCTCGAGAATGTGCAGCGCCATCCCGAGTGCGTCATCAATGTCCCCGGTCCGGAGCTGTGGAAGCAGGTCGAGCAACTGGCTCCTTACACCGGGCGAAGCCCTGTCCCTGACTTTAAGAAACAGATGGGATTCACGTATCACAAAGACAAGTTCGAACGGAGCGGGTTGACTCCCGTTCCTTCAATGGCCGTGAAGCCGGCACGAATTGCGGAGTGTCCGCTTCAGATCGAGGCTCAAGTCCGTCATATTCGCATCTCGGACAGCGCGCTTCCGTTCGCCATCGTCGAGACGCAGACCATTCAGGTGCATGCGCACGAGGAAATCATTCTCGGGGAGCACCATATCAGCCCGAATCGGTGGAGCCCCCTTATCTATAATTTCCGGCACTACTTCGGTCTCGGCCGTGCGCTCGGCAAGACGTTCAAGTCGGAGACCTAA
- a CDS encoding DUF421 domain-containing protein: MMEETWVVIVRSIIAFFSLVIYTRLLGKQQMGSLSYFDYINGITIGSLAGTLATDLSSKGWLHFIGLTVFVIITFLFQIATLKSRFFSKVIDSEPTVVIQHGKILEQNLKKMRIRFDEIMMLLREKDTFDITKVEYAILEPNGGLSVLLKSEDQPLTPKDLNRAVTPARMMTDVVHEGKILTGNLERRNKTTKWLHHELKKQGVENIKQVSFAAILPDDTLYVDLYKDNLSNETDNRE; this comes from the coding sequence ATGATGGAGGAAACCTGGGTCGTCATCGTCCGATCCATAATCGCCTTCTTCAGCCTCGTGATCTATACACGGCTATTAGGCAAGCAGCAAATGGGGTCCCTCTCCTACTTCGACTATATTAACGGCATCACGATCGGGTCCTTGGCGGGAACGCTGGCAACCGATCTGTCTTCGAAGGGCTGGCTGCATTTCATCGGGCTTACAGTGTTCGTAATCATTACGTTTCTATTCCAGATTGCGACATTGAAAAGCCGATTTTTCTCCAAAGTGATCGATTCCGAACCAACCGTAGTGATTCAGCACGGCAAAATTCTGGAGCAGAACTTGAAGAAAATGCGCATTCGCTTCGATGAAATCATGATGCTGCTTCGCGAGAAAGATACGTTCGATATCACCAAGGTCGAATATGCCATCCTGGAGCCGAACGGGGGGCTCTCCGTCCTGCTCAAATCCGAGGATCAGCCATTGACGCCGAAAGATCTGAATCGGGCCGTCACGCCTGCCCGCATGATGACGGATGTCGTCCATGAAGGCAAAATTTTGACCGGTAACCTCGAACGAAGAAACAAGACGACGAAATGGCTTCATCATGAGCTAAAGAAGCAAGGGGTCGAAAATATCAAGCAAGTCAGCTTTGCGGCGATCCTGCCTGATGACACGCTATATGTCGACTTGTATAAAGATAACCTGTCCAATGAAACGGATAACCGCGAATAG
- a CDS encoding DUF4363 family protein: protein MKMRKWLMLALAALLLVLFGAVLGSGNVLKQPMGKEDRLLEAVQSIEQHIEKKNWKQAKDKVDYASNAWRRIVNRIQYSVEREYMYDISGILSRIRGGIVAKDDAAVMEEVYFFYELWENLGR from the coding sequence ATGAAAATGAGAAAATGGCTGATGTTGGCCCTGGCCGCTCTTCTTCTCGTCCTTTTCGGAGCCGTCCTGGGCTCGGGCAATGTATTGAAGCAGCCGATGGGCAAAGAGGATCGGCTGCTGGAAGCGGTCCAGTCCATAGAGCAGCATATCGAGAAGAAGAATTGGAAGCAGGCCAAGGACAAAGTCGACTACGCCTCCAATGCATGGAGACGTATTGTCAATCGGATTCAATACAGTGTCGAACGCGAATACATGTACGATATTTCCGGCATCCTCAGCCGCATCCGGGGCGGAATCGTAGCCAAGGACGATGCCGCTGTGATGGAAGAGGTCTATTTTTTCTACGAGCTCTGGGAAAATCTCGGCCGCTAA
- a CDS encoding ABC transporter permease subunit produces the protein MSFRAQFLRTLIISIFAMLMVILIVLFPRDLDIHYDEYKVNVNYGFSWVKYGNNIKVFFAALFDEGSLGNDRYNLPIVTVVLVSVAKSLAVIVTALVLSFGLGVLKGIMDYKLSRTKWNFFGNWTTWLFQSLPDFLVLLLIQWYVIRYLPFIRFFSTEEWYSFLLPAVLVSIYPTMYIARITSASIAEQESKMYITVARAKGLTQRLIFYKHVFYNSFGTILTHLSSLFVYVLSNLLMVEYFMNFPGAAYRLFLAIDYSVNFGTGPNYEPGVIIGIAFCFMIMVLIVQWISLAARRHFEAR, from the coding sequence ATGAGTTTTCGAGCACAATTTCTGCGAACGTTAATCATCAGCATCTTTGCGATGCTGATGGTTATCCTCATCGTATTGTTCCCGCGCGACCTCGATATTCATTATGATGAATACAAGGTCAACGTCAACTATGGCTTTAGTTGGGTAAAGTACGGGAACAATATCAAGGTTTTTTTTGCCGCTCTGTTCGATGAGGGAAGCCTTGGCAACGATCGTTACAATCTTCCGATCGTGACGGTCGTGCTGGTGTCCGTGGCCAAGAGCCTGGCCGTCATCGTCACGGCGCTCGTGCTGAGCTTCGGACTCGGCGTACTGAAGGGAATTATGGACTACAAGTTGTCGCGGACGAAGTGGAACTTTTTCGGCAATTGGACGACCTGGCTTTTCCAATCGCTGCCCGATTTTCTGGTTCTGCTGCTTATCCAGTGGTATGTCATCCGCTATCTGCCCTTTATCCGCTTTTTCTCGACGGAAGAATGGTACTCCTTTCTTCTGCCCGCCGTGCTGGTCTCGATATATCCGACGATGTATATCGCGCGCATCACGAGCGCTTCCATTGCGGAGCAGGAGAGTAAGATGTACATAACGGTAGCGCGTGCCAAAGGCTTGACCCAGCGTCTCATTTTTTACAAGCACGTCTTCTATAACAGCTTCGGCACGATTTTGACGCATCTCTCTTCCCTTTTCGTCTATGTCTTGTCCAATCTGCTGATGGTCGAGTACTTCATGAACTTCCCGGGAGCGGCCTACCGATTGTTTCTTGCTATCGATTACAGCGTCAACTTCGGAACCGGCCCCAATTATGAGCCCGGCGTCATCATCGGCATCGCCTTCTGCTTCATGATCATGGTGCTTATCGTCCAATGGATCAGTCTGGCGGCGAGAAGACATTTCGAAGCGAGGTAA
- a CDS encoding ABC transporter permease, translating to MKNITLWIGAAMLAIIVFFMFFGPELPIVDQELQEVKHRFNENNRLQLPPYPPSSLNPLGSDKNGVDLLSKLIIGTKSTVLIVLTITTARYLIAVPLGLLARRKKGIAHFIVNSMNQVFSFLPSIFSAVLLVSVPFIQNSDNRLWWVIFIVAVIEAGRVAHIIQEHTHKLSREMYVEAGNSLGLSPWRMSKSYYMPSLLPELVVNFCLDMGKVMLIIGQMGVLSIFLTHQWIEVNYFTPKFLNTSLDWASLLAEHRAEIYVNKFGFIFYPAAAIAFAILTFNILGEGLRRHFNRRMNVLL from the coding sequence ATGAAAAATATTACATTGTGGATCGGAGCCGCAATGCTGGCCATTATCGTGTTCTTTATGTTTTTCGGCCCCGAGCTTCCCATTGTCGACCAAGAATTGCAAGAAGTGAAGCACCGCTTCAACGAGAACAACCGGCTGCAGCTGCCGCCCTATCCGCCCTCATCACTCAATCCGCTAGGCTCGGACAAGAACGGCGTCGACCTGCTGAGCAAGCTGATTATCGGCACGAAGTCGACCGTTCTCATCGTATTGACGATTACGACGGCGCGCTATTTGATTGCCGTCCCCCTTGGACTGTTGGCCCGGCGCAAGAAAGGGATTGCCCATTTTATCGTGAATAGCATGAATCAGGTGTTCTCCTTTTTGCCATCCATTTTTTCGGCGGTGCTGCTGGTGAGCGTCCCTTTTATCCAAAACTCGGATAATCGGCTGTGGTGGGTCATTTTTATCGTGGCTGTCATCGAAGCGGGCCGCGTCGCCCATATCATTCAGGAACATACGCATAAGTTGTCGCGGGAGATGTACGTCGAGGCCGGCAACAGCCTCGGGTTGAGCCCGTGGCGGATGTCGAAAAGCTACTATATGCCGTCGCTCCTGCCCGAGCTAGTCGTTAACTTCTGTCTCGATATGGGGAAAGTAATGCTGATTATCGGCCAGATGGGCGTATTGAGCATCTTCCTGACGCATCAATGGATCGAGGTCAATTACTTCACGCCGAAGTTTTTGAACACCAGTCTGGACTGGGCCTCGCTGCTCGCTGAGCACCGGGCCGAGATCTACGTGAACAAATTCGGGTTCATCTTCTATCCAGCGGCTGCGATCGCCTTCGCCATCCTCACCTTCAATATATTGGGCGAGGGGCTGCGCCGCCATTTCAACCGCCGCATGAACGTATTGCTGTGA
- a CDS encoding cyclic peptide export ABC transporter, translated as MKHAIALILVFIVTFGNTPPLYADSVSVMSESVLELAKESLQKNNIPGAYVAVISENQDVLGEGYGYADLSKEAKVDENTLFEIGSNSKAFTALAILALEQEGKVKLDAAVSQYIPWFYAMYEGKKESLTIKQLLHHTTGIPFHTIDQIPADNSPDALERTVRHIAGVELDRRPGEQFQYSTINYDILGLVIEEVSGTPYEAYMKEHIFQPLGLHNTQFYSQLQDGMQVAKSYKRGFFHPIEYTSPKYRGNAPAGYIISNGHDMGRWLKIQLGLAEDIPDTFKELIKKSHEADRTVGPAFNGSSYAFGWNVYQAGQGEIAHAGENPTFSSYVGLLPGDQSGIVILANINSAAISNTGENILNLIRGKEITSNASDLYTRVDFVASLSIFILGLLGLYLTYQVLSLIFELIRRQRSYKPVTASTIVGIVSLISFSIVLSIGLYLLPNVLFNEMSWPFVLVWGPVTILIAVLMALASIWIYTLMFILSLLFPKKGDNAIFSLILISLLSGFGNAFIIFVVNISLSRNNFSLGLVVYFAIGLILYVVGQKFLRTRLIRFTNDTLFVKKKEITNTILNSTYQKIEKFGKEKIYPVLNNDTETISGSINIVIGGLTSFVTLICCFIYLGFINFYGLLVSLAVIIMTSGFYYFFARHAHRVWEQTRDIQNKFFKIIDQLLEGFKELSLHHKKRVHFQKGAVDIYDSYRVKRSQGDIAFANVFVIGELLFTLVIGCAIFIFPVLFPDLNKGSISNYVFVFLYMTGPVNGLLNAVPEFTRIRISLNRINELLQELRNLKVGVSCGEQIKREVKEIQLVNISYQYNNDGGFQFVVGPLSYTFRAGETTFITGGNGSGKSTLGKLLTGLYEPHEGQILINGEAVNPNVLGEYYSAIFTDFYLFDHLYGIDTYGREAEIRKYLEMMQLQDKVEISEDGRVSNTNLSTGQRKRLALLNVYLDNRPICFFDEWAADQDPEFRHFFYNRLLPDMKANGKCIIAITHDDAYFGTADNIIKLELGKIVQEKPAVEYGLAKI; from the coding sequence ATGAAACATGCCATAGCTTTGATTTTAGTTTTTATCGTGACTTTTGGGAATACACCTCCCCTTTACGCAGATAGCGTTAGTGTGATGAGCGAATCTGTCTTGGAATTGGCTAAGGAAAGTCTGCAAAAAAACAATATCCCTGGAGCTTATGTTGCGGTTATCAGCGAAAATCAGGATGTACTTGGAGAAGGCTATGGCTATGCCGACCTTTCAAAAGAAGCGAAAGTTGACGAAAACACATTATTTGAAATCGGTTCGAATTCCAAAGCATTTACAGCGCTAGCTATTCTCGCACTGGAACAAGAAGGGAAGGTAAAACTTGATGCTGCAGTGTCTCAGTACATCCCTTGGTTCTACGCTATGTATGAAGGAAAAAAAGAATCGTTAACAATCAAACAGTTGCTGCATCATACAACCGGGATACCTTTTCATACGATTGATCAAATACCGGCGGACAACAGTCCGGATGCGCTGGAACGAACAGTGCGCCATATTGCAGGGGTTGAATTGGATCGCCGGCCAGGGGAGCAATTCCAATATAGTACAATCAATTATGATATTCTCGGACTTGTTATTGAGGAAGTATCGGGAACCCCGTATGAAGCATACATGAAGGAGCATATTTTTCAACCGCTTGGATTACATAACACGCAATTCTACAGCCAACTGCAGGACGGCATGCAGGTCGCGAAAAGCTATAAAAGAGGCTTCTTTCACCCTATAGAATACACATCTCCGAAATATAGAGGCAATGCTCCGGCAGGATATATCATTTCGAACGGTCATGATATGGGTAGATGGCTAAAGATTCAGCTCGGACTGGCGGAAGATATACCGGACACATTCAAGGAATTGATTAAAAAATCCCATGAGGCTGATCGCACTGTCGGGCCAGCTTTCAACGGTTCTTCGTATGCTTTTGGTTGGAATGTTTACCAAGCAGGACAAGGGGAGATAGCTCACGCAGGAGAGAATCCAACCTTTTCTTCCTATGTAGGTTTATTACCGGGCGATCAATCCGGTATTGTCATATTAGCTAACATCAATTCGGCTGCGATAAGCAATACAGGAGAAAATATTCTTAACTTAATAAGGGGGAAGGAGATTACAAGCAACGCTTCCGATCTTTATACAAGAGTTGATTTCGTGGCATCGTTAAGCATTTTCATCCTAGGATTATTAGGCTTGTACTTGACGTATCAAGTGTTATCTCTCATTTTTGAATTGATTCGCCGCCAACGAAGCTATAAGCCCGTCACCGCATCAACAATAGTTGGAATTGTATCCCTTATTTCCTTTTCTATTGTTTTATCGATTGGCTTGTATCTATTGCCGAATGTTCTTTTTAACGAAATGTCGTGGCCATTTGTTTTGGTGTGGGGACCGGTTACGATACTCATTGCTGTTTTAATGGCTTTAGCATCCATTTGGATATATACGTTGATGTTCATTTTGTCTTTGTTATTTCCTAAAAAGGGCGATAATGCGATATTCTCCCTGATCCTCATCAGTTTATTAAGCGGATTTGGAAATGCTTTCATTATTTTTGTCGTAAACATATCCCTTTCCAGGAATAATTTCTCGCTTGGTCTCGTCGTTTATTTTGCTATCGGATTAATCCTGTATGTAGTTGGACAGAAGTTTCTGCGAACGAGATTAATTCGGTTCACAAATGATACTTTATTTGTTAAAAAGAAAGAAATCACAAATACGATTCTAAATTCTACTTACCAGAAAATTGAGAAGTTTGGAAAAGAAAAAATTTACCCGGTGTTGAATAATGACACAGAAACGATTAGCGGTTCTATTAATATTGTAATCGGAGGATTAACGAGTTTCGTTACATTGATTTGTTGCTTTATATATCTGGGGTTCATCAACTTTTATGGCTTGCTTGTCTCATTGGCGGTTATTATCATGACCTCGGGTTTTTATTACTTTTTTGCTCGTCATGCACATCGGGTCTGGGAGCAGACCCGGGATATCCAGAACAAATTTTTCAAAATAATAGATCAACTTCTGGAAGGCTTTAAGGAGCTAAGTCTTCATCATAAAAAACGGGTCCATTTTCAAAAAGGGGCCGTAGATATTTACGATTCCTATCGAGTGAAGCGATCACAAGGAGATATTGCCTTCGCTAACGTTTTTGTCATCGGCGAGTTGTTGTTCACTTTAGTCATAGGATGTGCAATCTTTATATTCCCGGTGCTGTTCCCTGATCTCAATAAGGGGAGCATTAGTAATTATGTTTTCGTTTTTCTATACATGACCGGCCCGGTCAACGGATTATTGAATGCAGTTCCGGAATTTACCCGGATCAGGATCAGTCTGAATAGAATTAATGAATTATTGCAGGAATTGAGAAATTTAAAAGTCGGTGTATCTTGCGGTGAGCAAATAAAGCGAGAGGTGAAAGAAATACAATTGGTAAACATTTCTTACCAATATAATAATGATGGCGGTTTTCAATTTGTGGTTGGACCCTTAAGTTATACTTTCCGCGCCGGCGAAACAACATTTATTACTGGCGGAAATGGCAGCGGCAAGTCAACCTTGGGCAAGCTGCTTACCGGACTTTACGAACCTCACGAAGGTCAAATCCTGATTAATGGGGAAGCCGTAAACCCTAATGTTCTGGGGGAATATTACTCCGCCATATTTACGGATTTTTACCTTTTCGATCATTTGTATGGAATCGATACATATGGCAGGGAAGCTGAGATTCGGAAGTATTTGGAGATGATGCAGCTGCAAGATAAAGTGGAAATTTCAGAGGATGGCCGCGTGAGCAATACGAATTTATCCACAGGCCAAAGGAAGAGGTTAGCCCTCTTGAATGTTTATTTGGATAACCGCCCGATTTGTTTTTTTGACGAATGGGCTGCTGATCAAGATCCGGAATTCCGGCACTTCTTCTACAATCGCCTATTGCCGGATATGAAAGCTAATGGAAAATGCATCATCGCGATTACGCATGATGATGCTTATTTCGGCACAGCAGATAACATAATCAAATTAGAGTTGGGTAAGATTGTACAGGAAAAACCTGCTGTTGAATACGGGTTGGCCAAAATTTAA